One genomic segment of Heterodontus francisci isolate sHetFra1 chromosome 25, sHetFra1.hap1, whole genome shotgun sequence includes these proteins:
- the LOC137384013 gene encoding methyltransferase-like protein 27, which translates to MLSKWRKSRNSESPKRFVAPASFQLLQHINLSHCCYQPDQVNEISFCPQHMSVMEYQDPRFGVETVDAVYPEDRDSALVLDVRCGTGLVAEGLQKVGFKKFHGIDGSERMVNIVKSKGLYQSLTQWMGTADNSLPIKSGTYDLVTVVGGLAQQYLPWDNLPELLRVTKSGGFNGLTMRAEESDHRSKLLTLIQELVNKGLWEKVVERYVEKWQKEMLETKVSEEYVDGVVAIYRKI; encoded by the exons CCAGTTTCCAGCTCTTGCAACACATTAACCTCAGTCATTGTTGTTACCAG CCAGACCAGGTGAATGAAATCTCTTTCTGCCCTCAacacatgagtgtgatggaataccaggATCCCAGGTTTGGTGTGGAGACTGTGGACGCTGTGTATCCAGAAGATCGAGACAGTGCATTGGTCCTTGATGTACGTTGTGGAACAGGACTAGTGGCTGAAGGG TTGCAGAAAGTGGGATTTAAAAAATTCCATGGAATCGACGGCAGTGAAAGAATGGTGAATATAGTGAAATCCAAAGGCCTGTATCAGAGTCTCACACAATGGATGGGAACTGCAGATAATTCACTGCCGATAAAATC CGGTACCTATGATTTAGTGACTGTTGTTGGTGGACTGGCTCAACAGTATCTGCCATGGGACAACCTTCCAGAACTGCTGAGAGTCACCAaatcag GTGGCTTTAACGGTTTAACAATGAGAGCTGAGGAGAGTGATCACAGAAGTAAACTGCTTACTTTAATTCAAGAGTTGGTGAACAAAGGGCTGTGGGAGAAGGTTGTGGAGCGATATGTGGAGAAGTGGCAGAAGGAGATGCTGGAGacaaaggtttcagaagaatacgttGATGGGGTTGTGGCCATCTATAGGAAGATATAA